A part of Lutra lutra chromosome 2, mLutLut1.2, whole genome shotgun sequence genomic DNA contains:
- the ESCO2 gene encoding N-acetyltransferase ESCO2: protein MSAFTPRKRKQHSSNYENLLSDIPSKKLILDFAENILPSPDQNYICQRSDNSEEKAHCSQQGHFLSSPLETTKKNKFPPANQGSPFKSAVSTVSFYNKDKWYLNPLERKLIKESRSICLKTNNEDKSFPVVTEKMQGKPVCSKRLNKKPQKSLTSKCQPKYKCIKPLSKNSKNSKQNRVAYKPIIEKENSYYSAQNNLNAPRVLSQKVKPQVTLQGGAAFFVSRKKPCLRKLSLENKPSLGLTQKNISEVIEDSDVETVSKRKKFETRQVPKCLLLEKEPNVELLHARSKNEEKLIKDSLDGVVSLRECKPNENKCFPSEDFLSENKAVSPESIVYPIFSVSPVSTKRSLVDEQSSVRPIVSANSLKQISEQKSTNTRDTNKGTKEQLIIDAGQKHFGATMCKSCGMIYTASSPEDELQHVQHHYRFLEGIKYTGWKKERVVAQFWDGKIVLVLPRDPSYAIRKVEDVQELVDNELGFHQVVPRCPNKTKTFLFISDEKRVVGCLIAEPIKQAFRVLSEPTGPGSPSSKECHRAWQCSDVPEPAVCGISRIWVFRLKRRKRIARRLVDTLRNCFMFGCFLKIDDIAFSDPTPDGKLFATKYCNTPNFLVYNFNS from the exons ATGTCAGCTTTTACTCCAAGAAAAAGGAAGCAGCATTCTTCAAACTATGAGAA cCTATTATCAGACATTCCATCAAAGAAATTAATTCTGGACTTTGCTGAGAATATACTTCCATCACCTGATCAAAATTACATTTGCCAAAGAAGTGATAACAGTGAAGAAAAGGCACATTGCTCTCAACAAGGCCATTTCCTTTCAAGTCCACtcgaaacaactaaaaaaaacaaatttccaccTGCAAATCAAGGTTCGCCATTTAAATCTGCTGTGTCTACTGTATCCTTTTACAACAAAGACAAGTGGTACCTCAACCCACTagaaagaaagctgataaaagaGAGTAGATCCATTTGTCTAAAAACTAATAATGAAGACAAATCTTTTCCCGTTGTGACAGAAAAAATGCAGGGAAAACCAGTCTGCTCCAAGAGATTGAATAAAAAACCACAAAAGAGTTTAACTTCTAAGTGTCAACCAAAATATAAATGCATCAAGCCTCTAtcaaagaattctaaaaattccAAGCAAAATCGAGTGGCCTATAAGCCAAttatagagaaagagaatagttattattcagctcaaaataatctgaATGCTCCTCGGGTTCTAAGCCAAAAAGTCAAACCACAAGTTACACTTCAGGGTGGAGCGGCATTTTTTGTTAGTAGAAAAAAGCCCTGTCTTAGAAAATTGTCTCTGGAAAACAAGCCATCATTGGGACTCACACAAAAGAATATATCAGAAGTGATTGAAGATTCTGATGTAGAGACcgtcagtaaaagaaaaaaatttgagacAAGGCAAGTGCCAAAGTGCTTGTTACTAGAAAAAGAACCAAACGTCGAGCTGCTTCATGcaagaagtaaaaatgaagaaaaattaataaag gatTCATTAGATGGAGTAGTTTCTTTAAGAGAATGTAAACCTAATGAAAATAAGTGTTTTCCTTCAGAGGATTTTCTCAGTGAAAACAAGGCGG ttTCTCCTGAGTCCATTGTTTATCCCATCTTCAGTGTGTCTCCAGTCAGTACAAAAAG ATCTTTAGTTGACGAACAGTCTTCTGTGAGACCCATCGTATCTGCTAACTCCTTGAAACAGATCAGTGAGCAGAAAAGTACTAATACCAGAGAtacaaataaaggaacaaaagagcAGCTCATCATT GACGCAGGTCAGAAACACTTTGGAGCCACCATGTGTAAGTCTTGCGGCATGATCTATACTGCTTCCAGCCCTGAAGATGAACTGCAGCATGTTCAGCATCACTACAGATTTCTGGAGGGCATCAAATACACT ggCTGGAAAAAAGAACGTGTAGTAGCACAGTTTTGGGATGGGAAAATTGTGTTGGTCCTGCCACGTGATCCAAGTTATGCTATTAGAAAG GTAGAAGATGTCCAAGAACTGGTCGATAATGAATTGGGCTTCCACCAAGTTGTTCCCAGATGTCCAAACAAAACCAAGACTTTTCTCTTCATATCTGATGAAAAGAGAGTAGTTGGGTGTTTAATTGCAGAGCCCATCAAACAG GCCTTCCGTGTCCTTTCTGAACCAACTGGTCCAGGATCCCCAAGCTCTAAAGAATGTCACCGGGCTTGGCAATGTTCAGATGTACCAGAGCCTGCAGTCTGTGGAATAAGTAGAATCTGGGTCTTCAGACTGAAACGAAGAAAGCGCATTGCACGACGATTGGTAGATACTCTCag GAATTGCTTCATGTTTGGCTGTTTCCTCAAGATTGACGATATAGCGTTTTCTGACCCAACACCAGATGGCAAGTTATTTGCAACCAAATACTGCAACACCCCTAATTTCCTTGTATACAATTTTAATAGTTGA